In Kitasatospora sp. NBC_00240, the following are encoded in one genomic region:
- a CDS encoding Ig-like domain-containing protein, protein MGRQYSHPAAGPTVGGHPDGRRTGRRRALGAAMAALLAAGLLLGWNSPPSLAQQSPDGWSGQGRATLPSGLTVRLDLAAAPGVTATAEPGRLADRPGVGRPAGYADGLTAGAPAEAFALAPDRPRADGSWSTLGTLQISFSRPVRNPRLHVSGLAALATGQGGSTATAARLTVTGGSPAAPVLTARTSWTGWTVAGNTLAPAGPDGGSDASPDAAAEGSLELAGTFSTATLRIEQRSTARAGSGTPPAALRQAYTVTLDEAVGTAPAGYTNASHLVTDLLLGTDAGLGPARTVRPAGGGATTGGPLVELDHGAARRSAFAGVGAPRPEPARGEYQGADPAVRYPAEASIGHYYRLSVPVAVGGASATLAGWVDFDRNGRFDATERVQAEARAGATTADLEWTVPPGASAGETWARLRLAREASQLVAPGGFADSGGVEDQRVRLAVGAARPEISRPVDGSTVADARPEVRGEGAVVGAAVEIREGGSALCRATVDRAGGWACRPAAALAQGAHGLTPVETTIGGVVLTGDPVRFTVKSAPPAAPVLALPEFTNDPGLLLTGTGEPGSTVSVADQAGAAAVELCSTLVGPGGSWSCLPVENLPDGTHRLTPSAVDAAGNRVSGRATPLIVDTVAPAAPVLTSPAAGETLRTARPRFAGRAEGGSTVMVGTRAVAPASAERVPACSAVAAVDGGWSCTAARDLAPGDHSTFVSATDRAGNGTTANAVTIRLAAPVAAPSASATGSAAGVPSATGAANATGTATVSATATSAATGVPAVRPSPSPTPSRSPVASAVSGAASASSPVPVKASTAAAASSAQPSPSSVPSPHPSSHPSSQPSAPPASPAPTATSMPGRPSAGPGAPGASAAATAGLSPIAVPAEVETALPPAPPGLLPIVVPPAAVPALPSVLPSAASATASATSRPSASPSPSPSVRPSAQPVVASPGGTETVPPLPTPSAAHSAAPSGPVSMPPPSLALSPSAAASSTVRGSAQPLPPAGSSAVRLSGSGGDGAAAGEEAADPAAEPGGPSVGGAVAQHRPVSTGWRAALAGALLLLASVGLITRRVFWRGSGRRRR, encoded by the coding sequence ATGGGCCGACAGTATTCCCACCCCGCCGCCGGGCCCACCGTCGGCGGGCACCCGGACGGGCGGCGTACGGGGCGTCGGCGGGCACTCGGCGCCGCCATGGCCGCCCTGCTGGCCGCCGGACTCCTGCTTGGCTGGAATTCGCCCCCCTCGCTGGCCCAACAGTCGCCTGACGGCTGGTCCGGCCAGGGGCGCGCGACGCTCCCCTCCGGCCTCACCGTCCGCCTGGACCTCGCCGCCGCCCCCGGCGTGACCGCCACCGCCGAGCCGGGCCGGCTGGCCGACCGCCCCGGCGTCGGGCGACCCGCCGGCTACGCGGACGGCCTCACCGCCGGCGCCCCCGCCGAGGCCTTCGCCCTCGCGCCGGACCGCCCGCGGGCCGACGGCTCCTGGAGCACCCTCGGCACCCTCCAGATCTCCTTCTCCCGTCCCGTACGCAATCCCAGGCTGCACGTCAGCGGCCTGGCCGCGCTCGCCACCGGTCAGGGCGGCAGCACCGCCACCGCCGCCCGGCTGACCGTCACCGGCGGCTCGCCCGCCGCCCCGGTGCTGACCGCCCGGACCAGCTGGACCGGCTGGACGGTGGCCGGAAACACCCTGGCCCCCGCCGGGCCGGACGGCGGCTCGGACGCCTCGCCGGACGCCGCGGCCGAGGGCAGCCTCGAACTCGCCGGCACCTTCAGCACCGCCACCCTGCGGATCGAGCAGCGCTCCACCGCGCGGGCCGGCAGCGGCACCCCGCCGGCCGCGCTGCGCCAGGCGTACACCGTCACCCTCGACGAGGCGGTCGGCACCGCGCCCGCCGGCTACACCAACGCGTCGCACCTGGTCACCGACCTGCTCCTGGGCACCGACGCCGGACTCGGTCCGGCCCGCACCGTCCGGCCGGCCGGCGGCGGCGCGACCACGGGCGGGCCGCTGGTCGAACTCGACCACGGCGCCGCCCGGCGCAGCGCCTTCGCCGGCGTCGGCGCGCCCAGGCCCGAGCCGGCGCGCGGCGAGTACCAGGGCGCCGATCCCGCCGTCCGCTACCCGGCCGAGGCCTCGATCGGGCACTACTACCGGCTGAGCGTGCCGGTCGCGGTCGGCGGGGCCTCGGCGACCCTGGCCGGCTGGGTCGACTTCGACCGCAACGGCCGGTTCGACGCCACCGAGCGGGTGCAGGCCGAGGCACGGGCCGGCGCCACCACGGCGGACCTCGAATGGACCGTCCCGCCCGGCGCCTCGGCGGGCGAGACCTGGGCCCGGCTGCGCCTCGCCCGGGAGGCCTCGCAACTGGTCGCCCCCGGCGGATTCGCCGACTCCGGCGGGGTCGAGGACCAGCGCGTCCGGCTCGCCGTCGGCGCCGCCAGGCCCGAGATCAGCCGCCCGGTCGACGGCAGCACGGTGGCCGACGCCCGCCCCGAGGTGCGCGGCGAGGGCGCGGTCGTGGGCGCGGCCGTCGAGATCCGGGAGGGCGGCTCCGCGCTCTGCCGGGCCACGGTCGACCGGGCCGGCGGCTGGGCCTGCCGGCCCGCCGCCGCACTGGCCCAGGGGGCCCACGGCCTGACCCCGGTCGAGACCACCATCGGCGGGGTGGTGCTGACCGGCGACCCCGTCAGGTTCACGGTGAAGAGCGCACCGCCGGCCGCGCCGGTGCTCGCCCTGCCCGAGTTCACCAACGACCCCGGGCTGCTGCTCACCGGCACCGGCGAGCCCGGCAGCACCGTCTCGGTCGCCGACCAGGCCGGCGCCGCGGCCGTCGAACTGTGCAGCACCCTGGTCGGCCCCGGCGGCAGCTGGTCCTGCCTGCCGGTCGAGAACCTCCCGGACGGGACGCACCGGCTCACCCCCTCCGCCGTCGACGCGGCCGGCAACCGGGTGAGCGGCCGGGCCACCCCCTTGATCGTCGACACCGTCGCCCCGGCCGCCCCGGTGCTGACCAGCCCGGCGGCGGGCGAGACCCTCCGTACGGCCCGCCCCCGGTTCGCCGGCCGCGCGGAGGGCGGCAGCACCGTCATGGTCGGCACCAGGGCGGTGGCCCCGGCCTCGGCGGAGCGCGTCCCGGCCTGCAGCGCGGTGGCCGCCGTGGACGGTGGCTGGAGTTGCACGGCCGCCCGGGACCTCGCGCCGGGCGACCACTCGACATTCGTCAGTGCCACCGACCGGGCCGGCAACGGGACGACGGCGAACGCCGTGACGATCCGTCTCGCGGCGCCGGTGGCGGCGCCTTCGGCCTCGGCGACGGGCTCGGCGGCAGGCGTCCCTTCGGCGACGGGAGCCGCGAATGCGACGGGCACCGCTACGGTTTCGGCCACCGCGACGAGCGCCGCGACGGGCGTACCCGCGGTCAGGCCTTCGCCCTCGCCCACGCCTTCCCGCTCACCCGTGGCATCGGCCGTGTCCGGGGCCGCGTCCGCTTCCTCCCCCGTACCGGTGAAGGCGTCCACGGCCGCGGCGGCATCCTCCGCGCAGCCGTCGCCCTCGTCCGTGCCCTCGCCCCACCCCTCGTCGCACCCCTCGTCGCAGCCGTCCGCCCCGCCTGCGTCCCCTGCTCCCACCGCGACATCGATGCCGGGACGGCCGTCGGCGGGGCCCGGCGCACCGGGGGCCTCCGCCGCCGCCACTGCGGGGCTGAGCCCGATCGCGGTGCCGGCGGAGGTCGAGACGGCGCTACCGCCGGCGCCGCCCGGTCTGCTGCCGATCGTCGTCCCGCCTGCGGCGGTGCCCGCACTGCCGTCCGTACTGCCGTCCGCCGCCTCCGCCACGGCGTCGGCCACCTCCCGACCGTCCGCCTCACCGTCTCCCTCGCCGTCCGTCCGGCCGTCCGCGCAGCCTGTGGTCGCGTCACCGGGTGGCACCGAGACGGTGCCCCCGCTGCCGACCCCCTCCGCCGCACACTCGGCGGCGCCGTCCGGGCCGGTGTCGATGCCACCCCCCTCCCTGGCCCTGTCCCCGTCTGCGGCCGCCTCGTCCACCGTGCGCGGCTCCGCCCAGCCGCTCCCGCCCGCGGGTTCCTCCGCGGTCCGGCTGTCCGGATCGGGTGGTGACGGTGCGGCTGCCGGCGAGGAGGCCGCGGACCCGGCCGCTGAACCGGGCGGGCCGTCCGTGGGCGGGGCGGTGGCCCAGCACCGGCCGGTGTCGACCGGTTGGCGGGCCGCCCTTGCCGGGGCCCTGCTCCTGCTGGCCTCGGTGGGGCTGATCACCCGCCGGGTGTTCTGGCGGGGGTCCGGGCGGCGCCGGCGCTGA
- a CDS encoding globin family protein: MTINPVLIKSSFAVVEPHGTDVTAHFYQHLFEHNPGVRPLFAEHLDAQQDRLWGALGALVTHLEDTETLVGILSDLGARHARYGALPEHFPAVGASLLATLRHFAGEEAWTPEVEASWTAVYGVVATTMTEALTAAQTDS, translated from the coding sequence GTGACCATCAATCCCGTTCTCATCAAGAGCAGTTTCGCGGTCGTCGAACCTCATGGCACGGACGTCACCGCGCACTTCTACCAGCACCTGTTCGAGCACAACCCCGGCGTCCGCCCCCTTTTCGCCGAACATCTCGACGCCCAGCAGGACCGTCTCTGGGGCGCGCTCGGCGCACTGGTCACGCACCTGGAGGACACCGAGACCCTGGTCGGCATCCTCAGCGACCTGGGCGCCCGGCACGCGCGCTACGGCGCCCTGCCCGAGCACTTCCCCGCCGTCGGGGCCAGCCTGCTCGCCACGCTGCGGCACTTCGCGGGCGAGGAGGCCTGGACGCCCGAGGTGGAGGCCTCCTGGACCGCCGTCTACGGCGTGGTCGCCACCACCATGACCGAGGCACTCACCGCCGCGCAGACCGACTCCTGA
- a CDS encoding SPFH domain-containing protein yields MDVTRDSSQRPDNPANAVIRPLPDPPTGGATPLAKAAKLPLDPMARRLAQRTVLDPLDGPAAQPLAVQAVQPVQPVQPVQPVQPVQPVPPLGADRSARQEEETAVRATTTRRPPRTDPALREHSAVALPGWIALFALLAGFAAVVLLLARTGVIPHWRVLPDVRGGAARAAGGPVVTLRDVAAVSGAGLLILLTLAGLLANAGGETRVLTRWGRYRGTVRRTGLVWVNPLLRRRRVDVRLRHWRSEPVNAVDRTGTPIVVRLLIVWRVKDTARALLSIADHENYLREQVHAVLTRTASTLPCDSNAVPGPALRDGQWFADELTRALAAEVAPAGLEVYSVQPMALDYAPEVAESMRRRRLADLDAGLRTVLVDDAVEAAALAVRRLERATAHELDEAARSALMEHLLVAFVAPSGVAASVPSPSVRAGGPSPAVRAGRKEGRS; encoded by the coding sequence ATGGACGTCACCCGCGATTCTTCGCAGCGACCCGACAATCCGGCCAACGCCGTCATCCGGCCGTTGCCCGACCCTCCGACGGGGGGTGCCACCCCGCTGGCCAAGGCGGCGAAGCTTCCGCTGGACCCGATGGCCCGGCGGCTGGCGCAACGTACCGTCCTCGACCCGCTGGACGGCCCGGCCGCCCAGCCCTTGGCGGTGCAGGCCGTTCAACCCGTCCAGCCGGTCCAGCCGGTCCAGCCCGTGCAGCCTGTGCAGCCGGTGCCGCCGCTGGGTGCGGACCGGTCGGCCCGGCAGGAGGAGGAGACGGCGGTGCGCGCCACCACCACCCGGCGCCCCCCGCGGACCGATCCCGCGCTGCGCGAGCACAGCGCGGTGGCCCTGCCCGGATGGATCGCGCTCTTCGCGCTGCTGGCCGGTTTCGCCGCAGTGGTCCTGCTGCTCGCCCGGACGGGGGTGATCCCGCACTGGCGGGTCCTCCCGGACGTCCGCGGCGGCGCCGCGCGGGCGGCCGGCGGGCCGGTGGTGACTCTGCGGGACGTCGCCGCCGTCAGCGGGGCCGGGCTGCTGATCCTGCTCACCCTGGCGGGACTGCTGGCCAACGCCGGCGGCGAGACCCGGGTGCTGACCCGCTGGGGCCGCTACCGCGGCACCGTCCGGCGGACCGGGCTGGTCTGGGTCAACCCGCTGCTGCGCCGGCGCCGGGTGGACGTCCGGCTGCGGCACTGGCGCAGCGAGCCCGTCAACGCCGTCGACCGGACGGGCACCCCGATCGTGGTCCGGCTGCTGATCGTCTGGCGGGTCAAGGACACGGCGCGGGCCCTGCTCTCGATCGCCGACCACGAGAACTACCTGCGCGAGCAGGTCCACGCGGTGCTCACCCGCACCGCCTCCACGCTGCCGTGCGACAGCAACGCGGTGCCCGGGCCGGCCCTGCGGGACGGCCAGTGGTTCGCGGACGAGCTCACCCGGGCGCTGGCGGCCGAGGTCGCCCCGGCCGGGCTGGAGGTCTACTCCGTGCAGCCGATGGCGCTCGACTACGCCCCCGAGGTCGCCGAGTCGATGCGCCGCCGCCGCCTCGCGGACCTCGACGCGGGCCTGCGCACCGTGCTCGTCGACGACGCGGTCGAGGCGGCGGCCCTGGCGGTCCGCCGGCTGGAGCGGGCGACCGCCCACGAATTGGACGAGGCCGCGCGCAGTGCCCTGATGGAGCACCTGCTCGTCGCGTTCGTCGCTCCGTCCGGAGTGGCCGCCTCGGTGCCATCCCCCAGTGTCCGGGCCGGCGGACCGTCGCCGGCCGTTCGGGCCGGGCGTAAGGAAGGACGATCCTGA
- a CDS encoding globin domain-containing protein codes for MPLDPAVIRASFAVVERRADHMAKYFYAHLFAHHPGVRDFFPEQMAEQRDRLFAALTQLVLRLESPGQLTGYLRALGRDHRKFQAAPEHYPAVGASLIAALRHFSGHSWTLEIEKAWTEAFSVIAQVMTEAAAEDEPESPAWWEAEVTTRRRCAPDVVVLTLAPDRPYSFTAGQYLSLCSPRVPRVWRPYSIANAPRPDGSLELHVRRVRGGLLSTALVDDVMPGDRLRLGPALGDACLVPGSRRPLLAVAGGTGWGQIKALLEELLAGPDPRRAMVYLAARDDADQYDLATVERLVERYRRLDVLLAAPADGADRSSANGLLTDGLRAHGDWAGWDIHLSGPPGLAPEITELLLGLGAEPERIRHDPVPETLNRTRPLTSSDWFLDRRDVAWINRTELGRTEPLDLEG; via the coding sequence GTGCCCCTCGACCCCGCGGTCATCCGCGCCAGCTTCGCCGTCGTCGAGCGCCGCGCCGACCACATGGCCAAGTACTTCTACGCCCACCTGTTCGCCCACCACCCCGGCGTCCGCGACTTCTTCCCCGAGCAGATGGCCGAGCAGCGCGACCGGCTGTTCGCCGCGCTCACCCAGCTCGTCCTGCGACTGGAGAGCCCCGGACAGCTCACCGGCTACCTGCGCGCGCTCGGGCGCGACCACCGCAAGTTCCAGGCCGCGCCCGAGCACTACCCGGCCGTCGGGGCCAGCCTGATCGCCGCCCTGCGGCACTTCTCCGGCCACAGCTGGACCCTGGAGATCGAGAAGGCCTGGACGGAGGCCTTCAGCGTGATCGCCCAGGTGATGACCGAGGCCGCCGCGGAGGACGAGCCCGAGTCCCCCGCCTGGTGGGAGGCCGAGGTGACCACCCGCCGCCGGTGCGCGCCCGACGTCGTGGTGCTCACCCTCGCACCGGACCGCCCGTACTCCTTCACCGCCGGGCAGTACCTCAGCCTGTGCAGCCCGCGGGTGCCGCGGGTCTGGCGCCCGTACTCGATCGCCAACGCCCCGCGCCCGGACGGCAGCCTGGAGCTGCACGTGCGCCGGGTCCGCGGCGGGCTGCTGAGCACCGCGCTGGTCGACGACGTGATGCCCGGCGACCGGCTGCGGCTGGGCCCCGCCCTCGGCGACGCCTGCCTGGTGCCCGGCTCCCGGCGGCCGCTGCTCGCGGTGGCCGGCGGCACCGGCTGGGGCCAGATCAAGGCCCTGCTGGAGGAGCTGCTGGCCGGCCCCGACCCGCGCCGGGCGATGGTCTACCTGGCCGCCCGGGACGACGCCGACCAGTACGACCTGGCCACCGTCGAGCGGCTGGTCGAGCGCTACCGCCGCCTGGACGTCCTGCTGGCCGCCCCCGCCGACGGCGCGGACCGCAGTTCGGCCAACGGGCTGCTCACCGACGGCCTGCGCGCCCACGGCGACTGGGCGGGCTGGGACATCCACCTCAGCGGTCCGCCCGGGCTCGCCCCCGAGATCACCGAGCTGCTGCTGGGCCTCGGCGCCGAGCCCGAGCGGATCCGGCACGACCCGGTGCCCGAGACGCTCAACCGGACCCGCCCGCTGACCTCCTCCGACTGGTTCCTCGACCGCCGGGACGTCGCGTGGATCAACCGCACCGAACTCGGCCGCACCGAGCCCCTCGACCTGGAGGGGTAG